Proteins from one Halovivax limisalsi genomic window:
- a CDS encoding DUF4040 domain-containing protein → MIASIEVALLVFIVVSALLTALLRDALAAIIMFGAYSLGMAVLWIVFRAPDVGLTEAAVGAGIMTILLLVSIARTTRLTGIDLSPVSINWTAVAACAAFTVLILATVPALPEIGDPTAPAFDGVYEHYVTEAYDQTHVENVVTAILVAYRGFDTLGEATVVFTAGVAVLTVLKQEVDE, encoded by the coding sequence ATGATCGCCTCGATCGAGGTCGCCCTCCTCGTGTTCATCGTCGTCTCGGCCCTGTTGACGGCACTCCTGCGCGACGCCCTGGCCGCGATCATCATGTTCGGCGCCTACAGCCTCGGCATGGCCGTCCTCTGGATCGTCTTCCGCGCGCCAGACGTCGGGCTCACCGAGGCGGCCGTCGGCGCCGGCATCATGACGATCCTGTTGCTCGTCTCGATCGCCCGAACCACGCGCCTGACCGGGATCGACCTCTCGCCGGTCTCGATCAACTGGACCGCGGTCGCGGCCTGTGCGGCCTTTACGGTCCTCATCCTGGCGACGGTGCCGGCGCTGCCCGAGATCGGCGATCCGACCGCCCCGGCGTTCGACGGCGTCTACGAACACTACGTAACGGAAGCCTACGACCAAACACACGTCGAGAACGTCGTGACCGCCATCCTCGTCGCCTACCGCGGGTTCGACACGCTCGGCGAGGCGACGGTGGTCTTCACGGCCGGCGTCGCCGTGCTGACGGTCCTGAAACAGGAGGTGGACGAATGA
- a CDS encoding MnhB domain-containing protein: MSIRRPYVESPIIMATVRLVAPFVLTYGLFVTLHGASSPGGGFQGGVIAASVIVMLSFAYGIDPTWEWLDKRVLVGLAAGGIAVFAIVALGPILFGAEFLDLGVYPYVPDPFKYGIELIEVGIGMTVAGVITILFFALSRGAMPPGGEPYPKPSDAPRSAGAARADGSPSNPASDSAPADGTDPSAESIDEPTGTEPATSTDASNAGEQA, translated from the coding sequence ATGAGCATCCGGCGCCCGTACGTCGAGAGCCCGATCATCATGGCGACGGTCCGGCTGGTCGCGCCGTTCGTCCTCACGTACGGCCTGTTCGTCACGCTCCACGGCGCGAGTTCGCCGGGCGGGGGTTTCCAGGGCGGGGTCATCGCAGCGTCGGTGATCGTCATGCTCTCGTTCGCCTACGGCATCGACCCGACATGGGAGTGGCTGGACAAGCGCGTCCTCGTCGGCCTCGCTGCCGGCGGGATCGCCGTCTTCGCCATCGTCGCGCTCGGACCGATCCTCTTCGGGGCCGAGTTCCTCGATCTCGGCGTCTACCCGTACGTTCCGGACCCGTTCAAGTACGGCATCGAACTGATCGAGGTCGGGATCGGGATGACCGTCGCCGGCGTCATCACGATCCTCTTTTTCGCCCTCTCGCGCGGGGCGATGCCGCCGGGCGGCGAGCCGTACCCGAAACCGTCCGACGCGCCGCGGTCGGCTGGCGCCGCACGGGCTGACGGGTCGCCGTCGAACCCAGCATCGGATTCGGCCCCTGCCGACGGGACCGACCCATCGGCCGAATCGATCGACGAACCGACCGGAACGGAACCGGCGACGTCCACCGACGCATCGAACGCAGGTGAGCAGGCATGA
- a CDS encoding cation:proton antiporter subunit C codes for MTGLELLSTHYAYVAYALLLGIGLYIVIDDENLVKKVIGLNIFQTGIFLFFITMSVREGGAPAVLHSGESEFVNPLPHVLILTAIVVGVSLTALALALVVRIHEEYGTIREDVLAEVLGNDE; via the coding sequence ATGACCGGACTCGAACTCCTCTCTACGCACTACGCCTACGTCGCGTACGCGCTCTTGCTGGGTATCGGCCTCTACATCGTCATCGACGACGAGAACCTGGTGAAGAAGGTCATCGGATTGAACATCTTCCAGACGGGGATCTTCCTGTTTTTCATCACGATGTCGGTTCGCGAGGGCGGCGCCCCGGCCGTCCTGCACTCGGGCGAGTCCGAATTCGTCAATCCGCTGCCCCACGTCCTGATCCTCACGGCGATCGTCGTCGGCGTCAGCCTCACCGCGCTGGCGCTGGCGCTGGTCGTGCGCATCCACGAGGAGTACGGGACGATCAGGGAGGACGTCCTCGCGGAGGTGCTCGGAAACGATGAGTGA
- a CDS encoding proton-conducting transporter membrane subunit, giving the protein MSEVLDPTLLPILLVVVPLVAAAGILAIGRLFGATGIGLSLLATAVQAAMALYLAGRTLLGGDGVRTTIAGFPAEEGGIELFVDGVSALVVLLIAAVGVAVLVASVDERRSDSFYSLYVLLLAGLSGLAVTNDVFNMYVFLEISGLAAYALIASDGTGSSALAALKYLIVGTVGASLYLIGVGYAYVATGYLNMVQLAETLPEVGEFGYADPQVQAAFGLIAAGFAIKIALFPVHTWQPDAYTEAPDRMTALIAALVSTTAAYALARVALDVFTPAFFAANPIVHDLVLAVAAASVIAGSVLAVLQSEVKRMFAYSSVSQFGLVVVGIFLLNDTALVGAIVHLVGHAIVKAGLFLGVAGFAAAYGLRTVDDYAGLARRAPWASAAVAVLALALVGIPPTVGFVGKLFVAIGAVEQDAWVLVAVIVASTVLTLGYVLRLLERMYFTDPAPASGESTAGADVAADGGASTDRQSQSGGSDGRIARPLLAVVIVAALASIGLGLLGAWFDAVLEPAVEVLLE; this is encoded by the coding sequence ATGAGTGAGGTACTCGATCCGACGCTGCTGCCGATCCTCCTCGTCGTCGTGCCGCTCGTCGCGGCGGCCGGCATCCTCGCGATCGGTCGGCTGTTCGGCGCGACCGGGATCGGCCTCTCGCTGCTCGCGACGGCCGTCCAGGCCGCGATGGCACTCTACCTGGCCGGCCGGACGCTGCTCGGCGGCGACGGCGTTCGGACCACGATCGCCGGCTTCCCGGCCGAAGAGGGCGGTATCGAGCTGTTCGTCGACGGCGTCTCGGCGCTGGTCGTCCTCCTGATCGCCGCCGTCGGCGTCGCGGTGCTGGTCGCGAGCGTCGACGAGCGCCGCTCGGACAGCTTCTACTCGCTGTACGTGTTGTTGCTCGCCGGGCTCTCGGGGCTCGCGGTGACCAACGACGTCTTCAACATGTACGTCTTCCTCGAGATCAGCGGGCTGGCGGCCTACGCGCTCATCGCGAGCGACGGGACCGGATCGTCCGCGCTCGCCGCCCTCAAGTACCTCATCGTCGGGACCGTCGGCGCGTCGCTCTATCTCATCGGCGTCGGCTACGCGTACGTCGCGACGGGCTACCTCAACATGGTCCAGCTCGCGGAGACGCTCCCCGAAGTCGGCGAGTTCGGTTACGCGGATCCGCAGGTGCAGGCCGCGTTCGGCCTGATCGCGGCCGGCTTCGCCATCAAGATCGCGCTCTTCCCGGTCCACACCTGGCAGCCCGACGCCTACACGGAGGCGCCCGATCGCATGACGGCGCTGATCGCCGCGCTCGTCTCGACGACGGCCGCCTACGCGCTCGCCCGCGTCGCGCTCGACGTCTTCACGCCGGCCTTCTTCGCCGCGAACCCGATCGTCCACGACCTCGTGCTGGCCGTGGCGGCCGCGAGCGTGATCGCCGGCAGCGTCCTCGCCGTCCTTCAGTCGGAGGTCAAGCGGATGTTCGCGTACTCGTCGGTGTCGCAGTTCGGCCTCGTCGTCGTCGGCATCTTCCTGCTGAACGACACGGCGCTGGTCGGCGCGATCGTCCACCTCGTCGGTCACGCGATCGTCAAGGCCGGCCTCTTCCTCGGCGTGGCCGGCTTCGCGGCCGCCTACGGCCTTCGGACGGTCGACGACTACGCCGGTCTGGCTCGCCGCGCGCCCTGGGCGAGCGCGGCCGTCGCCGTGCTGGCGCTCGCGCTGGTGGGCATCCCGCCGACGGTCGGCTTCGTCGGCAAACTGTTCGTCGCGATCGGTGCGGTCGAACAGGACGCCTGGGTCCTCGTCGCCGTCATCGTGGCGAGCACCGTCCTCACGCTCGGCTACGTCCTCCGGCTCCTGGAGCGGATGTACTTCACCGATCCGGCGCCGGCGTCGGGCGAATCGACGGCCGGGGCCGACGTCGCGGCCGACGGGGGTGCCTCGACCGACCGTCAGTCACAATCCGGCGGATCCGACGGTCGGATCGCTCGCCCGCTGCTGGCGGTCGTGATCGTCGCCGCGCTGGCCTCGATCGGCCTCGGGCTGCTCGGGGCCTGGTTCGATGCCGTGCTCGAACCCGCCGTGGAGGTGCTACTCGAATGA
- a CDS encoding proton-conducting transporter membrane subunit has protein sequence MTTAIIESLSQLRPLFAVAIPTVSIALILASAGRPNIREGWTLLAGIATFLTVASMVPGALSGTVYETSLGAFIPGVEFALRADQLGVLFALLASFLWIFTSLYSIGYMRGLDEHDQTRYFAAFAASIASAMGVAFGANLVTLFIFYELLSVATYPLVAHDETDEAIWAGRKYLLYTLGGGVAVLAGTIMVYTLTGTTAFTPGGLEGLATGTDATMARMAFALLVGGFGVKAALMPLHSWLPDAMVAPTPVSALLHAVAVVKSGVFGIARVVLDVFGPETVDSLGVGIPLSIVAAITLLTASVIALKQDNLKRRLAYSTVSQLSYIVLGLGLFHQAALVGALLHIPAHAFMKITLFFCAGAIHVETHTDRISEMAGIGKRMPLTMSAFAVAAAGMAGMPLLAGFVSKWYLLVGAVDLEHVVFAVALLLSGVLNVAYYWPIVYQAFFEDEADPDPKPLLEFPPGGVASSDAGAEADVALPNGGTPHAEHVPDGDEPTRGGGDDDRDAADGNAVAAHEYHADQDETGWERRTWRTESTWFMLGPIAAAAIGAVVLGLVPDSVVFLDLIERIVETAMEVPN, from the coding sequence ATGACGACGGCGATCATCGAATCCCTGTCGCAACTGCGACCGCTGTTCGCCGTCGCCATTCCGACGGTCTCGATCGCGCTGATCCTGGCCTCCGCGGGTCGGCCGAACATTCGGGAGGGCTGGACGCTCCTGGCCGGGATCGCGACGTTCCTCACCGTCGCGAGCATGGTTCCCGGCGCACTCTCGGGGACGGTCTACGAGACGAGCCTGGGCGCGTTTATCCCCGGCGTGGAGTTCGCACTCCGCGCCGATCAGCTGGGGGTGCTCTTCGCCCTGCTGGCCTCGTTCCTCTGGATCTTCACCAGCCTCTACAGCATCGGCTACATGCGCGGGCTGGACGAGCACGACCAGACGAGATACTTCGCGGCGTTCGCGGCCAGCATCGCGAGCGCGATGGGCGTCGCCTTCGGCGCGAACCTCGTGACGCTCTTTATCTTCTACGAACTGCTCTCGGTGGCGACCTACCCGCTCGTCGCTCACGACGAGACGGACGAAGCCATCTGGGCCGGCCGGAAGTACCTGCTCTACACGCTCGGCGGCGGCGTCGCCGTCCTCGCGGGGACGATCATGGTCTACACGCTGACCGGGACCACCGCGTTCACGCCGGGTGGCCTCGAAGGGCTCGCGACCGGCACCGACGCGACGATGGCCCGGATGGCGTTCGCGCTGCTCGTCGGCGGGTTCGGCGTGAAGGCCGCGCTGATGCCGCTTCACTCCTGGCTGCCGGACGCGATGGTCGCGCCGACGCCCGTCTCGGCGCTGCTACACGCCGTGGCGGTCGTCAAGAGCGGCGTCTTCGGGATCGCGCGCGTCGTCCTCGACGTGTTCGGGCCCGAGACGGTCGACTCGCTCGGCGTCGGAATCCCGCTCTCGATCGTCGCGGCGATCACGCTGCTCACCGCGAGCGTCATCGCGCTGAAACAGGACAACCTCAAGCGCCGGCTCGCCTACTCGACGGTCTCGCAACTATCGTACATCGTCCTGGGGCTCGGCCTGTTCCACCAGGCGGCGCTGGTCGGTGCGCTGTTGCACATCCCGGCTCACGCGTTCATGAAGATCACCCTGTTCTTCTGTGCGGGGGCGATCCACGTCGAGACCCACACCGACCGCATCAGCGAGATGGCCGGCATCGGCAAGCGCATGCCGCTGACGATGTCGGCGTTCGCCGTCGCGGCGGCCGGGATGGCCGGCATGCCGCTGCTGGCCGGCTTCGTCAGCAAGTGGTACCTGCTGGTCGGCGCCGTCGACCTCGAGCACGTCGTCTTCGCGGTCGCGTTGCTCCTCTCGGGCGTGCTCAACGTGGCGTACTACTGGCCGATCGTCTACCAGGCCTTCTTCGAGGACGAGGCCGATCCCGATCCGAAACCGCTGCTCGAGTTCCCGCCCGGCGGCGTCGCGTCGAGCGACGCCGGCGCCGAGGCCGACGTCGCCCTGCCAAACGGCGGTACGCCGCACGCCGAACACGTCCCGGACGGCGACGAACCGACGAGGGGCGGAGGGGACGACGATCGCGACGCGGCCGACGGGAACGCCGTGGCGGCCCACGAGTACCACGCCGACCAGGACGAGACGGGCTGGGAGCGTCGAACCTGGCGCACGGAGAGCACCTGGTTCATGCTCGGCCCGATCGCCGCCGCGGCGATCGGGGCGGTCGTCCTCGGGCTCGTGCCGGATAGCGTCGTCTTCCTCGACCTGATCGAGCGCATCGTCGAGACCGCGATGGAGGTGCCGAACTGA
- a CDS encoding Na(+)/H(+) antiporter subunit D — protein MTLEGLLGVDPFVVPPVLLVLAALVVFAIRPRLIHPAGLVVTAAALAYAATVPEGYELTGTIFGSGLLADVGFEVVFVSVDEFSRLMGLIFAFIGFIAVLYSWSTDAAPTQTAYALAYVASSLGAVFAGDWLLLLFSWELMAITSTLLVWHHGGAAIRAGFRYAVWHGIGGSLLMAAVIWHYQSPGVGSFVITNEGIATGIPQVLAALGIGINVAFVGFHAWLPDTYPRPHVAASVFLCVYTTKTGVYALYRAFPQGELLIAYMGGAMAVFGVTFALLQSDMRRLLSYHIQSQVGYMVAGVGMGGALATSGAFAHVFNHILYKALLFMTVGVVIYRTGAESLNKIHGMRRAMPITFVAFTIAALSIAGFPGFNGFVSKGMVIAEAHHYEKYEALWYMLLLGGVGTFMSFIKLGYYVFFYGEQTHDVDRASLGQSIAMLSVAALCVGYGLFPDALFAILPERGAEAVVEFEVFSLYHLLEGFGLAAAGVIGFALLKRPLSRVGKIPDRDLGYNPLSVGLGRGVLRTINAAIGVLDRTSTRASLGTVALGTTLASDSDRAVGAEPSPAGGSTLLERGLGVLFTRRGGIGIGVLIVVIVATVLLLAFL, from the coding sequence ATGACACTCGAAGGGCTGCTCGGCGTCGATCCGTTCGTCGTCCCGCCGGTACTGCTCGTCCTGGCCGCGCTGGTCGTCTTCGCGATCCGGCCGCGACTGATCCACCCCGCCGGACTGGTCGTCACCGCCGCGGCGCTCGCGTACGCGGCGACGGTGCCCGAAGGCTACGAACTGACGGGAACGATCTTCGGGAGCGGCCTCCTGGCGGACGTCGGCTTCGAGGTCGTGTTCGTCTCGGTCGACGAGTTCTCTCGCCTGATGGGACTCATCTTCGCGTTCATCGGCTTTATCGCCGTGCTCTACTCGTGGTCGACCGACGCCGCGCCGACCCAGACCGCCTACGCGCTCGCCTACGTGGCCTCGAGTCTCGGCGCCGTCTTCGCCGGCGACTGGCTCCTCCTGCTATTCAGCTGGGAGCTGATGGCGATCACCTCGACGCTGCTCGTCTGGCACCACGGCGGGGCCGCGATACGGGCCGGCTTCCGCTACGCCGTCTGGCACGGTATCGGCGGCAGCCTGCTGATGGCCGCCGTCATCTGGCACTATCAGAGCCCCGGCGTTGGGTCGTTTGTCATCACCAACGAGGGAATCGCGACCGGCATCCCGCAGGTGCTGGCCGCGCTCGGCATCGGGATCAACGTCGCGTTCGTCGGCTTCCACGCGTGGTTGCCCGACACCTATCCGCGTCCCCACGTCGCGGCGAGCGTCTTTCTCTGCGTCTACACCACCAAGACCGGCGTCTACGCGCTCTACCGGGCATTCCCGCAGGGCGAGCTCCTGATCGCGTACATGGGCGGCGCGATGGCCGTCTTCGGCGTCACCTTCGCATTGCTGCAGAGCGACATGCGTCGGCTGCTGTCCTACCACATCCAGTCCCAGGTCGGCTACATGGTCGCCGGCGTCGGGATGGGCGGCGCACTCGCGACCTCTGGCGCGTTCGCCCACGTCTTCAACCACATCCTCTACAAGGCGCTGCTGTTCATGACCGTCGGCGTCGTCATCTACCGTACGGGTGCGGAGAGCCTGAACAAGATCCACGGGATGCGCCGCGCGATGCCGATCACGTTCGTCGCGTTCACGATCGCCGCCCTCTCGATCGCCGGCTTCCCCGGTTTCAACGGCTTCGTCAGCAAAGGGATGGTGATCGCGGAGGCCCACCACTACGAGAAGTACGAGGCGCTCTGGTACATGCTGCTACTCGGCGGGGTCGGCACGTTCATGTCGTTCATCAAACTCGGCTACTACGTGTTCTTCTACGGCGAGCAGACCCACGACGTCGATCGCGCCTCGCTCGGGCAGTCGATCGCCATGCTTTCCGTCGCCGCGCTCTGCGTCGGCTACGGGCTGTTCCCGGACGCCCTGTTCGCGATCCTGCCGGAGCGGGGCGCGGAAGCGGTCGTCGAGTTCGAGGTGTTCTCGTTGTACCACCTGCTGGAAGGCTTCGGTCTCGCGGCGGCCGGCGTGATCGGGTTTGCGCTCCTCAAGCGCCCGCTCTCGCGCGTCGGGAAGATACCCGACCGCGACCTGGGCTACAACCCGCTCTCGGTGGGTCTCGGCCGGGGCGTTCTCCGGACGATCAACGCCGCGATCGGCGTTCTCGATCGGACGAGCACCCGCGCGTCGCTCGGGACGGTGGCGCTCGGGACGACCCTCGCGTCCGACAGCGATCGAGCAGTTGGAGCCGAACCGTCGCCCGCGGGCGGATCGACGCTCCTCGAACGCGGACTGGGGGTCCTGTTCACGAGACGCGGCGGCATCGGTATCGGCGTCCTCATCGTCGTCATCGTCGCGACGGTCCTGCTGCTCGCGTTCCTGTAG
- a CDS encoding glycosyltransferase family 2 protein, giving the protein MYREHSVAVVIPAYDEAGFVADVIDSVPDFVDRVYAVDDHSTDGTWAEIRRTVRARAADRADGSGDDPRPRGAADPSTFGDRTDRPAAEDSIRSVSTGPTTTRSDGGALAEDAPADSSGESSRPIRSTAETVVASRETAAPREPGASDDAGRPSVVGIRHDRNRGVGASIATGYRHALRDGIDVTAVMAGDGQMDPAHLDRLLDPIVEGCAHYAKGDRLRDRSCRGSMSRFRLFGNAVLSLLTKIASGYWRMLDPQNGYTAISHEALRRLDLDALYDQYGFANDVLIALNERELAIADVAMPAVYGDEESHIDYGSFVPTISKLLVDRFLRRLGVRYLVRDCHPLVGLYALGAGGVLAIGAAVLRFRSWRRGSSDPDPRSERRLLVGLTTLSALLSATTALLLAMAFDRAENDDLVVVDE; this is encoded by the coding sequence ATGTATCGTGAACACAGCGTGGCCGTCGTGATCCCGGCGTACGACGAGGCGGGGTTCGTCGCCGACGTCATCGACTCGGTCCCGGACTTCGTCGATCGCGTCTACGCCGTGGACGATCACTCGACGGACGGCACCTGGGCGGAGATTCGACGAACCGTCCGCGCTCGCGCAGCCGACCGGGCGGACGGATCGGGCGACGACCCACGGCCGCGGGGAGCCGCCGATCCGTCTACGTTCGGCGATCGGACGGACCGACCCGCCGCCGAGGATTCGATCCGGTCGGTCTCGACCGGGCCGACGACCACGCGGTCCGACGGCGGTGCACTGGCCGAGGACGCCCCCGCCGATTCGTCCGGCGAGTCGTCCCGGCCGATCCGGTCGACCGCCGAGACGGTGGTTGCGTCACGGGAGACGGCGGCGCCACGCGAGCCGGGTGCCTCCGACGACGCCGGGCGACCGAGCGTCGTCGGGATCCGACACGATCGCAACCGGGGCGTCGGCGCGTCGATCGCGACGGGCTATCGTCACGCCTTGCGCGACGGGATCGACGTCACGGCGGTCATGGCCGGTGACGGGCAGATGGATCCCGCCCACCTGGATCGGCTGCTCGACCCGATCGTCGAGGGGTGCGCCCACTACGCCAAGGGCGATCGCCTTCGCGATCGATCGTGTCGGGGATCAATGTCCCGGTTTCGTCTCTTCGGCAACGCCGTCCTCTCGCTCCTGACGAAGATCGCGAGCGGGTACTGGCGGATGCTCGACCCGCAGAACGGGTACACCGCGATCTCGCACGAGGCGCTCCGCCGGCTCGATCTCGACGCCCTCTACGACCAGTACGGGTTTGCAAACGACGTCCTGATCGCGCTGAACGAGCGCGAACTCGCGATCGCCGACGTGGCGATGCCCGCCGTCTACGGCGACGAGGAGAGCCACATCGACTACGGATCCTTCGTGCCGACGATCTCGAAACTCCTGGTCGATCGGTTCCTCCGACGCCTCGGCGTTCGGTACCTCGTTCGCGACTGTCATCCGCTGGTCGGCCTGTACGCGCTCGGTGCCGGCGGCGTCCTCGCGATCGGCGCGGCCGTCCTTCGATTCCGGTCCTGGCGGCGGGGTTCGTCCGACCCCGATCCCCGGAGCGAGCGACGGCTGCTGGTCGGCCTCACGACGCTGTCGGCGCTGCTGTCGGCGACGACCGCCCTGCTCCTCGCGATGGCGTTCGACCGGGCGGAAAACGACGACCTGGTGGTGGTCGACGAATGA
- a CDS encoding DUF354 domain-containing protein codes for MSGGGRRGPESWSLRIVVTIQHPAHVHFYRHAIDELEAEGHEVYVFARENDLAVPLLEAFDISHEVLASQHRSLVGLGLTQAAYEVRLLRRARQIDPDVMTAIGGLAVSHVAPLVGARSVVFLDNEGVTSHRLVAPFADVIATPANFRDDLGENHVRYDSFQELAYLHPNRFDPDPSRLRDAGVDPAEPYFVCRFRTWDALHDVGARGLSTDGKREIVSRFRDAGSVYISSSDPLPPDLEPYRLPVPPAAVHDLLYYADGYAGDSGTMATEAALLGTPAVRIQSFATDPESDMSNFVVLEQEYGLLRSTAAEATAIAHVEELLADPSAKARWRTRRRRVMRAKRDGTAVLRSLLTDATLPRAREQPIAER; via the coding sequence ATGAGCGGCGGTGGTCGACGAGGGCCTGAGAGCTGGTCACTGCGGATCGTCGTCACGATCCAGCACCCCGCCCACGTCCACTTCTATCGGCACGCGATCGACGAACTCGAAGCCGAGGGTCACGAGGTGTACGTGTTCGCGCGCGAGAACGACCTCGCCGTACCGCTGCTCGAGGCCTTCGACATCTCCCACGAGGTGCTGGCCTCCCAGCACCGGTCGCTGGTCGGACTCGGACTCACGCAGGCGGCCTACGAGGTGCGCCTCCTCCGACGGGCGCGCCAGATCGACCCGGACGTGATGACGGCGATCGGCGGCCTCGCCGTCTCCCACGTCGCCCCGCTCGTCGGCGCGCGGAGCGTCGTCTTCCTCGACAACGAAGGGGTGACGTCCCACCGCCTCGTGGCGCCGTTCGCGGACGTGATCGCCACGCCGGCGAACTTCCGCGACGACCTCGGCGAAAACCACGTTCGTTACGACAGTTTTCAGGAGCTGGCGTACCTGCATCCGAACCGATTCGATCCCGATCCGTCCCGGTTGCGCGACGCCGGCGTGGATCCGGCCGAACCGTACTTCGTCTGTCGCTTTCGCACGTGGGACGCCCTGCACGACGTCGGCGCCCGCGGCCTCTCGACCGACGGTAAGCGCGAGATCGTCTCGCGGTTTCGCGACGCGGGCTCGGTCTACATCTCGAGTTCCGACCCGTTGCCGCCGGATCTCGAGCCGTATCGCCTCCCCGTTCCCCCGGCGGCCGTCCACGACCTGCTCTACTACGCGGACGGGTACGCCGGCGATTCCGGGACGATGGCGACCGAGGCAGCGCTCCTGGGAACCCCCGCGGTGCGCATCCAGTCGTTCGCGACTGACCCCGAGTCGGACATGAGCAACTTCGTCGTCCTGGAGCAGGAGTACGGGCTGTTACGGTCGACGGCGGCGGAGGCGACTGCGATCGCCCACGTCGAGGAACTGCTTGCCGATCCGTCGGCGAAGGCTCGCTGGCGGACGCGCCGTCGTCGGGTGATGCGAGCGAAACGCGACGGGACGGCGGTGCTTCGGTCGCTGCTCACCGACGCGACGCTCCCGCGCGCTCGCGAGCAACCGATCGCAGAACGGTGA
- a CDS encoding tyrosine-type recombinase/integrase, whose protein sequence is MIPLEAAIERYLDRKSVGRGADSGGTYAANAASILTRWADWLQREYDVTALEELETAHCTAYANELSRRAERGEYAASTARTYVAVVRAFLSWCVDADISRENPAEADAVADALPTVSETTLSQHWSPAARRDLESHVRSRAAAADEGSDERLARLREYAMVALLAHAGLRGGELFRVPTDDRRAGATWDDVDFYAGTIRVLGTSQQYEDVPLPAPARTPLRRYRVALDPPTTDWPLFPTRHAPSVAATVREELAARGRSETEIDALFEDHTAIELAREHAIAPSAITTEGARSILKRLCADADVDVDGDYLKPVGARRAFEPDEPRSVASGISGGLRTTVREESLVAVEDADPDADADESETE, encoded by the coding sequence GTGATTCCCCTCGAGGCCGCCATCGAGCGCTATCTCGACCGCAAGTCCGTCGGTCGGGGCGCCGACTCCGGCGGCACCTACGCCGCGAACGCCGCGTCGATCCTCACGCGCTGGGCCGACTGGCTCCAGCGCGAGTACGACGTCACGGCGCTGGAGGAACTGGAAACGGCCCACTGTACGGCCTACGCGAACGAACTGTCCCGCCGCGCGGAACGAGGCGAGTACGCGGCCTCGACCGCGCGGACCTACGTCGCGGTGGTGCGCGCCTTCCTCTCGTGGTGCGTCGACGCGGACATCAGCCGGGAGAACCCGGCTGAAGCGGACGCCGTCGCCGACGCCCTCCCGACGGTGAGCGAGACGACGCTCTCCCAGCACTGGTCGCCGGCGGCGCGCCGCGACCTCGAATCGCACGTCCGTTCGCGGGCGGCGGCCGCCGACGAGGGGAGCGACGAGCGCCTCGCGCGCCTCCGGGAGTACGCGATGGTCGCGCTGCTCGCCCACGCGGGGCTCCGCGGCGGCGAGCTCTTTCGCGTCCCGACTGACGACCGCCGAGCCGGGGCGACGTGGGACGACGTCGACTTCTACGCCGGCACGATCCGCGTCCTCGGCACGTCACAGCAGTACGAGGACGTCCCGCTACCCGCGCCCGCGCGAACGCCGCTTCGGCGCTACCGCGTCGCGCTCGATCCCCCGACGACCGACTGGCCGCTCTTTCCCACGCGTCACGCTCCATCGGTCGCCGCGACTGTCCGCGAGGAACTCGCCGCTCGCGGGCGGTCCGAGACGGAGATCGACGCGCTGTTCGAGGACCACACCGCGATCGAGCTCGCCCGCGAGCACGCCATCGCGCCGTCCGCGATCACGACCGAGGGCGCCCGGAGCATCCTCAAGCGACTCTGTGCGGACGCCGACGTCGACGTCGACGGCGATTATCTCAAACCGGTCGGGGCGCGCCGCGCGTTCGAGCCGGACGAGCCGCGCTCCGTCGCCAGCGGCATCAGCGGCGGCCTCCGAACGACCGTCCGGGAGGAGTCGCTCGTGGCCGTCGAGGACGCGGATCCGGACGCCGACGCCGACGAATCGGAAACGGAATGA